In the genome of Enterococcus hirae ATCC 9790, one region contains:
- the efrB gene encoding multidrug efflux ABC transporter subunit EfrB yields the protein MKQTLSSLKRLARYIKPYQLTFFFVLLFTVLTVIFNVALPYVVGLPTTEISHNIANNEAINFSYIFNCLIWITIVGVGYCVSQLLSGVLMTNVVQSAMQDLRRDIEEKINRLPVSYFDKNQQGNILSRVTNDVDAVSGALQQAFIGVVNAILGITLAAAMMFYIQPLMALISMIMIPASIWISKRVINASQKYFQEMQNSLGDLNGYVQENMTGFSVLKVYGREQKTFEGFKQVNHRLKHYGFRAAFISGLMMPLVQLTAYATYIGMAVLGSFYVITGVIVVGQLQAFIQYIWQISQPMGNITQLSSVLQSASAATRRVFEILDEPEEKENKVDVTLPETVAGNVSFEHVDFAYDPKKPLIQDLNFEVKAGQTVAVVGPTGAGKTTLINLLMRFYDVSHGAIKIDGIDTKTMSRSDVRSLFGMVLQDAWLYEGTIADNIRFGKLDATDYEVVDAAKTANVDHFIRTMPDGYEMEINAEGDNVSLGQKQLLTIARAVVSDPKILILDEATSSVDTRLEALIQKAMDRVMEGRTSFVIAHRLSTIRDADLILVMDQGQIIEKGTHEGLLAQGGFYEKLYNSQFAEDVADA from the coding sequence ATGAAACAAACATTATCTTCCTTAAAACGATTAGCTCGATACATCAAACCTTATCAGTTAACATTTTTCTTTGTGCTGTTGTTTACTGTTTTGACGGTGATTTTCAACGTTGCTTTACCCTACGTTGTCGGATTGCCAACTACTGAGATCAGTCACAATATTGCAAACAACGAAGCGATTAATTTTTCTTATATTTTCAATTGTTTGATTTGGATCACGATCGTGGGCGTTGGTTATTGTGTTTCGCAATTACTTTCAGGTGTTTTGATGACGAATGTCGTGCAAAGTGCAATGCAAGATTTGCGAAGAGATATTGAAGAAAAAATCAATCGATTGCCTGTTTCTTATTTTGATAAAAATCAACAAGGAAATATCTTATCTCGGGTGACGAATGACGTAGACGCAGTCAGTGGAGCGTTACAGCAAGCGTTTATCGGTGTGGTGAATGCTATTTTAGGGATCACACTGGCAGCAGCGATGATGTTTTATATCCAGCCATTGATGGCGTTGATCTCGATGATCATGATTCCTGCATCTATCTGGATTTCAAAACGTGTGATCAATGCTTCGCAAAAATATTTCCAAGAAATGCAAAATTCGTTAGGGGATTTAAATGGTTATGTCCAAGAAAATATGACTGGTTTTAGTGTGTTAAAAGTTTATGGACGTGAGCAAAAAACGTTTGAAGGATTCAAACAAGTCAATCATCGATTGAAACATTATGGATTTAGAGCAGCCTTTATATCTGGATTGATGATGCCCTTAGTTCAGTTGACCGCATATGCTACTTATATCGGTATGGCTGTATTGGGAAGTTTTTACGTCATTACGGGTGTCATCGTTGTGGGGCAATTACAAGCATTTATCCAATATATTTGGCAAATCAGCCAGCCAATGGGGAATATCACACAGTTATCTTCTGTATTGCAAAGTGCATCTGCGGCTACCAGACGTGTCTTTGAGATTTTAGATGAACCAGAAGAAAAAGAAAATAAAGTGGATGTCACTTTACCAGAAACAGTAGCAGGAAATGTTTCATTTGAACATGTTGATTTTGCTTATGACCCTAAAAAACCGTTGATTCAAGATTTGAACTTTGAAGTAAAAGCTGGTCAAACAGTTGCGGTAGTCGGACCAACCGGTGCAGGGAAAACCACTCTGATTAATTTATTGATGCGTTTTTATGATGTGAGTCATGGGGCAATAAAAATCGATGGTATTGATACTAAAACGATGAGTCGTAGTGATGTCCGCTCATTATTTGGGATGGTTCTTCAAGATGCTTGGCTCTATGAAGGGACAATCGCTGATAATATTCGTTTTGGTAAATTAGATGCGACGGATTATGAAGTCGTTGACGCAGCAAAAACAGCTAACGTTGATCATTTTATTCGGACAATGCCTGATGGGTACGAAATGGAAATCAACGCTGAAGGTGACAATGTTTCGTTAGGACAAAAGCAATTATTGACTATTGCCAGAGCCGTGGTTTCTGATCCTAAAATCTTGATACTTGATGAAGCTACTAGTTCTGTCGATACTCGTTTAGAAGCATTGATCCAAAAAGCAATGGATCGTGTAATGGAAGGACGAACAAGTTTTGTTATTGCTCATCGCCTTTCAACGATTCGTGATGCGGATTTGATCTTAGTGATGGATCAAGGACAAATTATCGAAAAAGGAACGCATGAAGGGCTGTTAGCTCAAGGCGGATTCTATGAAAAACTGTACAATAGCCAATTTGCTGAAGATGTTGCTGATGCTTGA
- the clpP gene encoding ATP-dependent Clp endopeptidase proteolytic subunit ClpP, producing MNLIPTVIEQSSRGERAYDIYSRLLKDRIIMLSGQVTDDLANSIIAQLLFLDAQDSEKDIYLYINSPGGSVTAGMAIYDTMNFVKADVQTIVMGMAASMGSFLLTAGKKGKRFALPNAEIMIHQPLGGAQGQATEIEIAARHILQTRERLNKILAERTGQPLEVIEKDTDRDNYMTAEQAKAYGLIDEVMENSAGLN from the coding sequence ATGAATTTAATCCCTACAGTTATTGAGCAATCCTCTCGTGGCGAACGAGCTTATGATATTTATTCACGCTTATTAAAAGACCGCATTATCATGTTAAGTGGTCAAGTGACTGATGATCTTGCAAACTCGATCATTGCTCAATTGCTTTTCCTAGATGCACAAGATTCTGAAAAAGACATTTATCTTTATATCAACTCTCCTGGCGGTTCTGTTACTGCTGGAATGGCGATTTATGATACGATGAATTTTGTTAAAGCAGATGTCCAAACCATTGTGATGGGTATGGCTGCTTCTATGGGTAGTTTCTTACTGACAGCAGGTAAAAAAGGCAAACGTTTTGCTTTACCAAATGCTGAAATCATGATCCATCAACCACTTGGTGGCGCACAAGGTCAAGCGACAGAAATCGAAATCGCTGCTCGTCACATTTTACAAACACGAGAACGCTTGAACAAAATTTTAGCAGAACGTACTGGTCAACCTCTTGAAGTGATCGAAAAAGATACCGACCGTGATAATTACATGACTGCTGAACAAGCGAAAGCATACGGTTTGATTGATGAAGTGATGGAAAACAGTGCTGGATTAAACTAA
- a CDS encoding DNA-directed RNA polymerase subunit epsilon, translating to MIYKVYYQESKIRNPKREETKSLYIEANSDVDARQQVEENTPYNIEFVQLLEGSHLEYEKENAKFTLVEF from the coding sequence ATGATTTACAAAGTATATTATCAAGAATCAAAAATCCGTAATCCTAAACGGGAAGAAACAAAATCACTTTACATTGAAGCAAATAGTGATGTTGACGCACGTCAACAAGTGGAAGAAAATACCCCATACAACATTGAATTCGTTCAACTTCTAGAAGGCAGTCATCTAGAATACGAAAAAGAAAATGCTAAATTCACATTAGTGGAGTTTTAA
- the miaA gene encoding tRNA (adenosine(37)-N6)-dimethylallyltransferase MiaA, whose product MEKVLVIVGPTAVGKTALSVELAKKFHGEIISGDSLQVYKKLDIGTAKIKTSEMEGIPHHLIDVIEPNETYSVADFQKAGRKLITEITERGRLPMIVGGTGLYIQSLLYDFQLGAKEESVTAVRKKYEELAETLSKKELWEYLKTKDPLAAEKIHWNNQRKVIRALEVFEVTGYSITTPQEEPARLYDYCMIGLNTERALLYQRINQRVDSMLEEGLLEEAHFVYELGEVQASQGIGYKEFYPYFKGEESLENVVEQLKMNSRRYAKRQLTWFRNRLDAHWFDLLAESSSMEQIDQLIRTWLEEKDDK is encoded by the coding sequence ATGGAAAAAGTATTAGTAATCGTTGGACCTACAGCGGTAGGGAAAACAGCGCTTAGCGTGGAATTGGCTAAAAAATTTCACGGTGAAATTATTAGTGGGGATTCACTGCAAGTGTACAAAAAATTAGATATCGGGACGGCTAAAATAAAAACGTCAGAAATGGAAGGTATCCCTCATCATTTGATTGATGTCATCGAACCGAATGAAACTTATTCCGTAGCAGATTTTCAAAAAGCTGGACGAAAATTGATCACAGAAATCACAGAACGTGGTCGTTTGCCGATGATCGTTGGCGGAACAGGGTTGTATATTCAATCTTTACTTTATGATTTTCAATTGGGTGCAAAAGAGGAAAGCGTCACAGCAGTACGAAAAAAATATGAAGAATTAGCTGAAACACTCAGTAAAAAAGAACTTTGGGAGTATTTGAAAACAAAAGATCCGCTAGCAGCGGAAAAAATTCATTGGAATAACCAACGAAAAGTGATTCGAGCTTTAGAAGTATTTGAAGTGACTGGCTACAGTATCACAACACCGCAAGAGGAACCCGCACGTCTTTATGATTATTGTATGATTGGTCTTAATACCGAGAGAGCCTTGTTATACCAGCGCATCAATCAACGTGTAGATAGTATGTTAGAGGAAGGCTTATTAGAAGAAGCACATTTTGTGTATGAACTTGGTGAAGTCCAAGCGAGTCAAGGTATTGGATACAAAGAATTTTATCCGTATTTTAAGGGAGAAGAATCTTTAGAAAACGTTGTGGAGCAGTTGAAGATGAACTCGAGACGGTATGCAAAGCGACAATTAACATGGTTTCGTAATCGTCTTGATGCACATTGGTTTGACTTATTAGCAGAGTCCAGTAGTATGGAGCAAATTGATCAATTGATCAGAACGTGGTTGGAGGAAAAAGATGACAAATAA
- a CDS encoding gamma carbonic anhydrase family protein produces MSQKFIAPNATVVGDVELAESVTVWYQAVIRGDSNTVKVGARTNIQDGTVIHVDHDAPVEIAENVTVGHQCMLHGCTIEKGALIGMGSTILNHAVIGENSLIGAGSLVTEGKVIPPNVLAFGRPAKVIRPLTEEEIEKNRQNIQHYVELGEQYNEGKFKEQH; encoded by the coding sequence ATGAGTCAAAAATTTATTGCACCGAATGCAACTGTTGTTGGCGATGTAGAGCTCGCAGAATCGGTCACAGTTTGGTATCAAGCGGTGATTCGTGGGGATAGCAATACGGTTAAAGTTGGAGCAAGAACGAATATTCAAGATGGTACTGTTATTCATGTGGACCATGATGCACCAGTTGAAATTGCTGAAAATGTAACGGTAGGACATCAATGTATGCTTCATGGTTGCACCATCGAAAAGGGCGCGTTGATTGGTATGGGATCAACTATTTTGAACCATGCAGTGATCGGTGAAAATAGTTTGATTGGTGCTGGTTCTTTAGTGACCGAAGGCAAGGTCATTCCGCCCAACGTATTAGCGTTTGGTCGGCCAGCTAAAGTCATTCGTCCTTTAACGGAAGAAGAGATTGAAAAGAATCGCCAAAATATTCAACATTACGTTGAACTTGGAGAACAATATAACGAAGGAAAGTTTAAAGAACAGCATTGA
- the hflX gene encoding GTPase HflX — protein MIIVGVETEQNQRYFTESMAELSKLTNTASGEVVFTLTQKRPQVDRQTIIGKGKLQELIQQADAHEADLIIFNHEMPPRQSQLVSEAVGIPIIDRVQLILDIFAMRARSKEGKLQVELAQLEYLLPRLAGQGKSLSRLGGGIGTRGPGETKLETDRRHIRNKILGVKRELKAVEAHRARNRQKRQSSEIFQIGLIGYTNAGKSTILNLLTQADTYSKDQLFATLDPLTKKWRFAEGFEITVTDTVGFIQDLPTQLIDAFHSTLEESQSMDLLLHVVDASSPDRILQEQTVLQLMAELKMEEMPVLTVYNKADQIEPALFTPSLFPNVLISAQSADGKEKLVQAIKQQLLELMVPYTLFVPSQDGQTLSALRRQTLVLKEHFVEEKNGYEVKGFAKSTSKWLNS, from the coding sequence GTGATCATCGTAGGCGTTGAGACAGAACAGAATCAACGATACTTCACAGAGTCGATGGCAGAATTAAGCAAGCTGACCAATACAGCTTCTGGGGAAGTTGTATTTACATTGACGCAAAAACGACCGCAAGTCGATCGTCAAACCATTATCGGTAAAGGTAAATTACAAGAATTGATCCAACAAGCGGATGCTCATGAAGCGGATCTGATTATCTTTAACCATGAAATGCCCCCTCGGCAGAGTCAGCTAGTCTCAGAAGCAGTAGGAATCCCCATCATTGACCGAGTCCAGTTGATTTTAGATATTTTTGCCATGAGAGCCCGTTCGAAAGAAGGAAAGTTGCAAGTAGAGCTAGCTCAATTAGAATACCTTTTACCACGCTTAGCTGGACAAGGAAAGTCATTGTCTCGATTAGGTGGTGGAATTGGAACGAGAGGACCTGGGGAAACCAAATTGGAAACGGATCGACGTCATATCCGTAATAAAATATTAGGGGTAAAACGTGAGTTGAAGGCTGTAGAAGCGCATCGAGCGAGAAACCGCCAAAAAAGACAGTCTAGTGAAATCTTTCAAATTGGTTTGATTGGGTATACCAATGCGGGGAAGTCAACCATTCTTAATTTGCTTACGCAAGCGGATACGTATTCTAAAGATCAGTTATTTGCTACTTTGGATCCCTTAACAAAGAAATGGCGATTTGCAGAAGGATTTGAGATTACGGTTACTGATACGGTTGGATTTATTCAAGATCTTCCGACACAATTAATTGATGCGTTCCATTCAACATTGGAAGAAAGTCAATCCATGGATCTATTGTTACATGTAGTTGATGCAAGTTCGCCAGATCGTATTTTGCAGGAGCAGACTGTATTACAGTTGATGGCGGAACTAAAGATGGAAGAGATGCCTGTATTAACAGTCTATAACAAAGCGGATCAAATTGAACCAGCTTTATTTACGCCTTCACTCTTTCCCAATGTATTGATATCGGCGCAAAGTGCCGATGGGAAAGAAAAGCTCGTGCAAGCGATCAAACAGCAGTTGTTGGAATTAATGGTGCCATACACGCTCTTTGTACCCAGTCAGGATGGGCAAACGTTAAGTGCTTTACGAAGACAAACCCTCGTTTTGAAAGAGCATTTTGTAGAAGAAAAAAATGGATATGAAGTAAAGGGCTTTGCAAAGTCCACTTCAAAATGGCTGAACAGTTAA
- a CDS encoding MerR family transcriptional regulator: MGEKELRRSMSVFPIGTVMKLTDLTARQIRYYEEQDFVHPERSEGNRRMYSLNDIDLLLEIKDYLSDGLNMAGIKRVYEMAQAKKQEEKSKKPLTDHDVRQIFRDEILAQGGLSKTGHYQSQGMQRQFFD; encoded by the coding sequence ATGGGAGAAAAGGAATTGCGCCGTTCAATGTCTGTATTTCCAATTGGTACAGTAATGAAATTGACAGATTTAACTGCACGACAAATTCGTTATTATGAAGAACAAGATTTTGTTCATCCTGAAAGAAGCGAAGGAAATCGTCGAATGTATTCATTAAACGATATTGACTTGTTGTTAGAGATCAAAGATTATCTTTCTGATGGATTAAATATGGCTGGTATCAAACGAGTTTACGAAATGGCTCAAGCCAAAAAACAGGAAGAAAAGAGCAAAAAACCGCTAACTGATCATGACGTTCGACAAATTTTTCGTGATGAGATATTGGCGCAAGGTGGGCTAAGTAAAACTGGGCATTATCAGTCGCAAGGAATGCAACGACAATTCTTTGACTGA
- a CDS encoding lectin-like domain-containing protein encodes MNKKTFYKKVCAGTIGLIGVSVVGLSVNAETSNVLVNKNIAISQNVDQNNFDLKDIVAFNGNAVQLDSHTARLTQSKQFQKGTISGIVSLDMNYDFLLDMDVNLGDNVNGADGVGVAFHQGAIGDIGANGGGLGIRGLKKGIGFELDTYSKAPDRDDADTSFNHAQMVGAHGGFVSTDANSGFLTALAPMQQIKFTPNTFKKLTLKWNSKQQLITADYDGQHWELKNPNIDKSKKYTFTIGAATGEHFNTHTVRINQFAAVFEKPELHANDIEILHDELFDPFDKRINLSAYDRVDGDITDKIKVVENNVDSSIPGKYQVTYEVKNSVNEVARKTINVTVKINDTWPDGQTAGWKMFSGDDIELVKDPVNALVGDYTFFADQHASVYKIFNGSEALEENATYRVTVYVKPVVDMLSDHYVKVALKEDTSSKDSRELLNTTLMRDGVLEEKGYYRLTTTFKVNKGETSPLINVENYKAGYIGSINISKVNG; translated from the coding sequence ATGAACAAAAAGACCTTTTATAAAAAAGTATGTGCAGGAACTATTGGATTAATTGGGGTAAGTGTTGTTGGATTGTCAGTAAATGCAGAAACTAGTAATGTTTTAGTCAATAAAAATATTGCTATCTCCCAAAATGTGGATCAAAATAATTTTGATTTGAAAGACATCGTCGCATTTAATGGAAATGCCGTCCAACTTGATTCCCATACAGCTCGTCTTACTCAATCGAAACAATTTCAAAAAGGAACAATATCTGGAATCGTCTCCCTTGATATGAACTATGATTTCTTGTTGGATATGGATGTCAATTTAGGTGATAATGTAAATGGTGCTGATGGGGTAGGTGTGGCTTTCCACCAAGGAGCAATTGGCGACATTGGAGCTAATGGTGGAGGTCTAGGTATCAGAGGCCTGAAAAAGGGAATTGGATTTGAATTGGATACCTATTCTAAAGCGCCAGATAGAGATGATGCGGATACTTCTTTCAACCATGCTCAAATGGTTGGTGCTCATGGAGGCTTTGTTTCAACAGATGCCAACAGCGGATTTTTAACCGCTTTAGCTCCTATGCAACAAATTAAATTCACGCCAAATACTTTTAAAAAATTAACGTTAAAATGGAATAGCAAGCAACAACTTATTACTGCAGATTATGATGGGCAACATTGGGAATTGAAAAATCCAAACATCGATAAATCAAAGAAATATACTTTTACGATTGGAGCTGCAACAGGAGAACATTTCAATACGCATACTGTCAGAATCAATCAATTTGCAGCAGTTTTTGAAAAACCAGAGTTACATGCAAATGATATTGAAATTTTGCACGATGAGTTATTTGATCCATTTGACAAACGAATCAATCTAAGTGCTTATGATCGTGTTGACGGAGACATCACAGACAAAATCAAAGTGGTAGAAAACAACGTTGATTCCTCTATTCCTGGAAAATACCAAGTCACTTATGAAGTGAAAAATAGTGTAAATGAAGTGGCTAGAAAAACGATTAATGTAACGGTGAAAATCAATGATACTTGGCCTGACGGACAAACTGCTGGATGGAAAATGTTCTCAGGAGATGACATTGAACTAGTGAAAGACCCTGTGAATGCTTTAGTTGGTGACTATACTTTCTTTGCTGATCAGCATGCTAGTGTATATAAAATCTTTAACGGTAGTGAAGCTTTAGAAGAAAATGCTACTTATCGAGTAACTGTTTATGTGAAACCAGTGGTCGATATGTTGAGTGACCATTATGTAAAAGTGGCATTGAAGGAAGATACTTCGTCTAAAGATAGTCGTGAACTCCTTAACACCACATTGATGAGAGATGGGGTTTTAGAAGAAAAAGGATACTATCGACTTACAACTACTTTTAAAGTAAATAAAGGAGAAACAAGCCCACTAATCAATGTAGAAAACTATAAAGCTGGCTATATCGGCTCAATCAATATTTCTAAAGTAAATGGATAA
- the efrA gene encoding multidrug efflux ABC transporter subunit EfrA codes for MKLMWHYTMRYKKYLLLNFICVFGFILIELGLPTILARMIDVGIRNNDFGYVKQQGILMVVITVVGIIMNILLGYFGSRITTNIVADIRDDLFKKIQSYSHQEYETLGVASLITRTTNDAYQIMLFLQNILRIGFMTPMMFVVSLYMVMRTSVSLSYYVIGALPFLLLSVVAIAKFSEPLSKKQQKNLDKINSILRENLSGLRVIRAFVNEKFEEKRFAKVNDNYTKSSKSLFRLMAVAQPGFYFLFNIVMVLIIWSGAVQIDAGSLQVGDLIAFIEYIFHALFSFMLFASVFMMYPRAAVSAGRIQEALDASPSIKEDPNGVSETKTKGYIEFKNVTFAYPGHSQEPVIRNVSFTASPGETVAFIGSTGSGKSTLIQLIPRFYDVSDGEILIDGVDVRDYRLSKLRDKIGFIPQKALLFTGTIADNLRYGKEDATQEEMERAAEIAQATDFISKKTDGYDELLSEGGANFSGGQKQRLAIARAIIRRPEIYIFDDSFSALDYQTDAKLRARLKKETTESTVLIVAQRVGTIMHADKIIVLNEGEVVGIGTHRELLENCPIYYDIAASQLSKEELA; via the coding sequence TTGAAGTTGATGTGGCACTATACCATGCGCTATAAGAAATATTTGTTATTAAATTTCATCTGCGTATTTGGTTTTATTTTAATTGAGTTAGGCTTACCAACGATTTTAGCTCGTATGATTGATGTGGGGATTCGTAACAACGATTTTGGTTATGTGAAACAACAAGGGATCTTGATGGTTGTAATCACTGTGGTTGGGATCATTATGAATATTCTATTAGGCTATTTTGGTTCACGGATCACGACGAACATCGTTGCGGATATTCGTGACGATCTATTCAAGAAAATCCAGAGTTATTCTCACCAAGAATATGAAACATTAGGGGTTGCTTCGTTGATCACGCGTACGACGAACGACGCTTATCAAATTATGCTGTTCTTACAAAATATCTTACGGATCGGATTTATGACACCGATGATGTTTGTTGTCAGTCTTTATATGGTTATGCGGACCAGTGTTTCATTGAGTTATTATGTGATCGGAGCGCTACCGTTTTTACTACTTTCAGTGGTTGCGATTGCGAAATTTTCTGAACCGTTATCAAAAAAACAACAGAAAAATTTGGATAAGATTAATAGTATTTTACGTGAAAATCTTTCAGGATTACGTGTTATCCGGGCATTCGTTAATGAAAAATTTGAAGAAAAACGATTTGCGAAAGTTAATGATAACTATACAAAAAGCTCGAAAAGCTTGTTTCGTTTAATGGCTGTTGCACAGCCTGGATTCTACTTCCTGTTTAACATTGTAATGGTCTTGATTATTTGGAGCGGAGCGGTTCAAATCGATGCTGGTTCTCTTCAAGTGGGGGATCTGATTGCATTTATTGAATATATTTTCCATGCATTGTTCTCCTTCATGCTGTTTGCAAGTGTCTTTATGATGTATCCACGGGCAGCTGTTTCAGCAGGGCGTATCCAAGAAGCATTAGATGCCTCACCGTCGATCAAAGAAGATCCAAATGGTGTATCTGAAACAAAAACCAAAGGATATATTGAGTTTAAGAATGTGACATTTGCTTACCCTGGACATTCACAAGAACCCGTGATCCGTAATGTGAGTTTTACTGCTTCGCCAGGAGAGACAGTCGCATTCATCGGTAGTACAGGTAGCGGGAAGTCAACGTTGATTCAATTGATTCCTCGATTTTACGATGTAAGTGATGGGGAAATCCTTATTGATGGCGTAGATGTCAGGGACTATCGCTTGAGTAAATTAAGAGATAAAATTGGCTTTATTCCTCAAAAAGCATTGTTATTTACTGGAACGATCGCAGATAATTTAAGATATGGAAAAGAAGATGCTACGCAAGAGGAGATGGAGCGAGCAGCTGAAATCGCACAAGCAACGGACTTCATTTCGAAGAAAACGGATGGGTATGATGAACTTCTTTCCGAAGGTGGAGCTAATTTCTCTGGAGGACAAAAGCAGCGTTTAGCGATTGCCAGAGCTATTATTCGACGTCCGGAAATCTATATTTTTGATGACAGCTTCTCGGCACTTGATTATCAAACGGATGCAAAACTTCGAGCTCGCTTGAAAAAAGAAACGACCGAATCAACGGTGTTAATCGTGGCGCAGCGAGTGGGTACGATCATGCATGCTGATAAAATCATCGTCTTGAATGAGGGAGAAGTCGTAGGTATCGGGACACATCGTGAATTATTAGAAAACTGTCCAATCTATTATGATATCGCAGCTTCGCAATTATCGAAGGAGGAATTAGCATGA
- a CDS encoding glycerophosphodiester phosphodiesterase, producing MVQIFAHRGSSGTHPENTLPAFAEAVRIGADGIELDIHLTKDEQIVVIHDEEVDRTTDGKGLVREKTLAEIKKLNAGKWFNTEFQATKVPTLKEVLHLFWEMNYRGTVMIEIKTDKYEYAGIEEKVVQQLKAVEWPFRHAYCSFNFHTLERVVKIDPQAQLDLLLSTSQKKVQLAEDTPWIEGIHPRGDWYLEHLPSMETFPKSIRCWTINDDQQMARCFDQQLDAIITDFPQKAFWIKQTMKK from the coding sequence ATGGTTCAGATTTTTGCGCATCGTGGAAGTAGTGGTACCCATCCAGAGAATACATTGCCTGCGTTTGCCGAAGCGGTTCGAATAGGTGCAGATGGGATTGAACTAGATATTCATTTGACGAAAGATGAGCAGATAGTGGTGATTCATGATGAGGAAGTGGATCGGACGACGGATGGCAAAGGATTGGTACGGGAAAAAACATTAGCAGAGATAAAAAAGTTGAATGCAGGAAAGTGGTTCAATACAGAGTTTCAGGCAACAAAAGTGCCAACTTTGAAAGAGGTCCTGCATCTTTTTTGGGAAATGAATTATCGTGGAACGGTAATGATCGAGATTAAAACAGATAAATATGAGTATGCTGGCATCGAAGAAAAAGTAGTTCAACAATTAAAAGCAGTGGAATGGCCTTTTCGACATGCGTACTGCAGTTTTAACTTTCATACATTGGAACGAGTAGTAAAAATTGATCCTCAGGCACAGCTGGATCTTCTTTTAAGTACGTCACAAAAGAAAGTACAGTTAGCTGAAGATACTCCTTGGATAGAAGGGATTCATCCTAGAGGTGACTGGTACTTGGAGCATTTGCCATCCATGGAGACATTCCCCAAATCGATCAGATGCTGGACCATCAACGACGACCAGCAGATGGCACGATGTTTCGATCAACAACTAGATGCAATAATCACAGACTTTCCCCAAAAAGCATTTTGGATAAAACAAACAATGAAAAAGTAG